A single Lactuca sativa cultivar Salinas chromosome 8, Lsat_Salinas_v11, whole genome shotgun sequence DNA region contains:
- the LOC111910779 gene encoding EPIDERMAL PATTERNING FACTOR-like protein 6: MGLKVSKMSSSFCIFLIVTVCVLLTITSLVFRSELSAVKVHDHIHDISFRGKEEEMIRSTITTMRRRTLSGLGSSPPRCAWKCGRCTPCKPIHVTVPPGKPVTMEYYPEAWRCKCGNKLYMP; the protein is encoded by the exons ATGGGACTCAAAGTCAGCAAAATGTCTTCATCCTTCTGTATCTTCCTCATCGTTACCGTTTGTGTTCTTCTAACAATAACGTCTTTAG TTTTCAGATCTGAATTAAGTGCTGTCAAAGTCCATGATCATATCCATGACATCTCCTTCAGG GGTAAAGAAGAAGAGATGATAAGGTCAACCATAACCACCATGCGGAGGCGGACGTTGAGTGGCCTTGGCTCATCACCGCCACGTTGTGCATGGAAGTGTGGGCGGTGCACCCCTTGCAAACCAATTCATGTCACGGTGCCACCAGGAAAGCCGGTGACTATGGAGTATTATCCAGAAGCATGGAGGTGCAAATGCGGGAACAAATTGTATATGCCATAA
- the LOC111910776 gene encoding transcription repressor OFP17, whose amino-acid sequence MTTKRPHSFTCKKLFTNPCKSLTNVFKFKLKKPIFITRSRKTKPISTSTNTQRFCCLTSCFRPFRKTGDMDRLMELKSFSDAGYMQKAPCPSPLTPAYIKMSRANRESVIQEENDAGEACRSFENYLVKMIVEEGKMRDLVDVEELLYCWKNLKSPVFMNLVCRFYGELCNDLFSSNVDVADHDDIRSLM is encoded by the coding sequence ATGACCACCAAACGTCCACATAGCTTCacctgcaagaaactcttcaccAACCCATGCAAAAGTCTCACAAACGTGTTTAAATTCAAACTCAAGAAACCAATCTTTATAACTCGTTCTCGCAAGACAAAACCCATAAGCACATCTACAAACACACAGCGTTTCTGTTGTTTAACATCGTGTTTCAGGCCATTCAGAAAGACAGGAGACATGGATAGGCTGATGGAGCTCAAGAGCTTCTCAGACGCTGGGTATATGCAGAAAGCGCCATGTCCATCGCCTCTTACCCCAGCGTATATCAAAATGAGTAGAGCTAATAGGGAAAGCGTGATTCAAGAAGAAAATGATGCTGGAGAAGCTTGCAGGAGCTTTGAGAATTATTTGGTGAAGATGATAGTAGAAGAAGGGAAAATGAGGGATTTGGTGGATGTGGAAGAGCTTCTTTACTGCTGGAAGAATCTCAAAAGTCCTGTGTTTATGAACCTGGTGTGTAGATTTTATGGGGAGCTTTGTAATGATTTGTTTTCTAGCAATGTAGATGTTGCTGACCATGATGATATTCGTAGCCTAATGTAA
- the LOC111910778 gene encoding uncharacterized protein LOC111910778 translates to MYEARKIENDITIQDRTTTRFGEKRKWEGQSGSSKKQNFQKKGKKSTYCKKYQSSHGVPCSSSTMRCKCCGKTGHWFEECKSAEPICYNCRQIGHISTQCPNPRVQIGSGVKKDDAPKVKARAFNMTAAEARQHDEVIFGTFLVNYVPATILFDGGTSRSFVSLPFCVHFDIPRNPLESALEVKVATCQLVTVRDKYDVCVISIGQHTFTLTLIPIGVSSFDVVIGMDWLSANRAHILCAEKLVRIPLSSDNYVIAYGEHHSRSTSFIFVMKAHKCITKGCPVFLAHVDSTSRKLSLSEVDVVRDYIDVFPDEFPGLPPPRQIYFHIDLIPSVAPIAKAPYQLAPSEMKEMMSQLQELLDKGFI, encoded by the coding sequence ATGTATGAGGCACGCAAGATAGAGAATGACATAACCATTCAGGATCGTACCACAACGAGGTTCGGGGAAAAACGAAAGTGGGAGGGTCAATCGGGGTCCTCTAAGAagcaaaattttcaaaagaaggGTAAAAAATCAACATATTGTAAAAAGTATCAATCTTCTCATGGGGTTCCATGTAGCAGCAGCACTATGCGTTGCAAATGTTGTGGTAAGACCGGTCATTGGTTTGAAGAGTGTAAGAGTGCTGAGCCGATATGCTATAATTGTAGACAGATTGGGCATATCAGCACTCAGTGCCCCAATCCGAGGGTTCAGATAGGTTCTGGTGTCAAGAAAGATGACGCACCAAAGGTAAAAGCTCGCGCCTTCAACATGACCGCTGCTGAGGCTCGCCAGCATGATGAGGTTATTTTCGGAACCTTCTTGGTTAATTATGTTCCTGCTACTATTTTATTTGATGGTGGCACCAGTAGATCGTTTGTGTCATTACCATTTTGTGTTCATTTTGATATACCACGGAATCCACTAGAGTCTGCATTAGAGGTTAAGGTAGCTACGTGTCAGTTAGTCACTGTTCGAGATAAGTATGATGTGTGTGTCATTTCTATTGGTCAACATACTTTTACATTGACACTGATTCCTATTGGGGTCAGTAGTTTTGATGTTGTgatcggtatggattggctatCGGCCAATCGAGCCCATATTCTTTGTGCAGAAAAGCTCGTGCGTATACCTCTCTCTTCCGACAATTATGTCATCGCTTACGGTGAACACCACTCTAGGTCTACATCTTTTATATTTGTTATGAAAGCACACAAGTGCATCACGAAGGGTTGTCCAGTGTTCTTAGCACATGTTGATTCCACTTCCAGGAAATTAAGTCTGTCTGAGGTGGATGTGGTTAGAGACTACATTGACGTCTTTCCTGACGAATTTCCGGGTTTACCACCACCACGACAGATATACTTTCACATTGATCTCATCCCTAGTGTTGCGCCGATTGCCAAAGCACCTTATCAGTTGGCTCCTTCAGAAATGAAGGAGATGATGTCTCAGCTACAAGAGCTTCTCGACAAGGGGTTCATCTGA